From the genome of Ignavibacteriales bacterium, one region includes:
- a CDS encoding MFS transporter has product MSDQKVTSRNPWAWIPTLYFTQGIPYVMVMSVSVMMYKNLGVSNTDIAFFTSLLYFPWFLKFAWGPFVDMFKTKRFWTVTMQFIVAVGLFGIALSLHTSIYWQLTLIVFALMAFASATHDIAADGFYMLSLDQSKQAAFVGVRSTFYRIATIVGSGVLVVIAGQLAPSMGFKGAWSVVFIISAVMFLLFFLYHKIILPYPQDDQGTLKGKKLSGSQVLLLGGGFVLFALVVYLAFSVLGFLLSLFGVGSPWNTIATTILLVVILVILFRTFVATFVEKFEKSDNKNETLLPFIEFLKAFVIFMQKKDIWNILGFLLFFRFAEAQLVKLVQPFLLDPINKGGLGLTTSEVGIVYGTIGIIALTAGGLIGGYVISRQGLKWWLWPMVIIMHTPDLAFVYLSHYQPTNFVLINLAVAAEQFGYGFGFTAYMMFMIMVSQGEHKTAHYAICTGIMALGMMLPGMFSGALQEMIGYPRFFEWVLISTIPGFIVAGLVKIDPDFGKKKEEPAKT; this is encoded by the coding sequence ATGTCAGATCAAAAAGTAACTAGCAGAAATCCTTGGGCTTGGATTCCAACACTATATTTTACACAAGGTATTCCTTATGTAATGGTAATGTCTGTTTCGGTAATGATGTATAAGAATCTTGGGGTATCTAATACGGATATTGCTTTTTTTACAAGTCTGCTGTACTTCCCATGGTTTTTAAAATTTGCATGGGGACCATTCGTTGATATGTTCAAAACTAAAAGATTCTGGACAGTTACAATGCAGTTTATTGTTGCAGTTGGTCTGTTCGGAATTGCTTTAAGTCTGCATACTTCAATTTACTGGCAATTAACTTTAATTGTATTTGCACTAATGGCATTTGCTTCTGCTACGCACGATATCGCAGCTGATGGTTTTTATATGTTAAGTTTAGATCAATCCAAGCAGGCTGCTTTTGTCGGTGTGAGATCAACCTTTTATCGAATCGCAACAATTGTTGGTTCAGGAGTTCTTGTTGTAATTGCCGGACAATTAGCTCCAAGTATGGGATTTAAAGGCGCATGGTCTGTAGTATTTATAATTAGTGCTGTAATGTTTCTGTTATTTTTTCTATATCATAAAATTATTCTTCCTTATCCTCAAGATGATCAGGGAACGTTAAAAGGTAAAAAATTAAGTGGCTCTCAAGTCTTATTGTTAGGTGGAGGCTTTGTTCTCTTTGCATTGGTTGTTTATTTAGCTTTTTCAGTGCTCGGATTTTTGCTATCATTATTTGGGGTTGGCTCACCCTGGAATACAATTGCTACAACAATTCTCTTAGTAGTTATTCTTGTAATTCTGTTTAGAACATTTGTTGCTACCTTTGTAGAGAAGTTTGAAAAATCAGATAATAAAAATGAAACGTTGCTTCCATTCATAGAATTTCTTAAAGCGTTTGTAATTTTTATGCAGAAAAAAGATATCTGGAACATTCTTGGATTTCTTCTCTTCTTTAGATTTGCAGAAGCTCAGCTTGTTAAACTTGTTCAGCCATTTTTACTTGATCCGATAAATAAAGGCGGACTTGGTTTAACGACTTCAGAAGTTGGAATTGTTTATGGAACGATTGGGATAATTGCATTAACAGCAGGTGGTTTAATAGGTGGGTATGTTATCTCTAGACAAGGATTAAAATGGTGGTTGTGGCCGATGGTTATAATAATGCACACACCGGATCTTGCCTTTGTTTATCTCTCACATTATCAACCTACAAATTTTGTTTTAATTAATTTGGCTGTTGCTGCAGAGCAATTCGGTTATGGATTTGGTTTTACTGCTTACATGATGTTTATGATTATGGTTTCTCAAGGAGAACATAAGACTGCGCATTATGCTATTTGTACTGGAATAATGGCTCTAGGGATGATGCTACCAGGAATGTTTTCGGGTGCATTGCAAGAAATGATCGGTTATCCAAGATTTTTTGAATGGGTTCTTATATCAACAATTCCCGGATTTATTGTTGCAGGTTTAGTTAAGATTGATCCTGATTTTGGGAAGAAAAAAGAAGAGCCGGCTAAGACTTAA
- a CDS encoding sodium:solute symporter produces the protein MEHYGFWSLLPPVLAIIFAIKTRQVFVSLLFGIWLGWIILSDGNFLTGTIATIQALVDVFADASNTRTIMFSCLVGALIAFIQRSGGVAGFVNLINRFLIYLENKNIGESRKMVQLLAWATGTAIFVESSINTLTVGTVFRPIFDRLKIPREKLAYIGDSISAPTCILIPLNAWGAYIMGLIAAQGFSNPLTILIYAFPFNFYPMLAMGMVLFIILSGKDFGPMKKAEERAIKEGKVIRDGAVPLISADVVSIEKKENVKERAINMIIPIAVMVGMMPLMLLFTGWGLVENISSYPWYEQMFFAIGKGSGSTSVLYSVLTAIIVGGILYTSQKIFTFAETVELIFKGISGLIPLALLMMLAFAIGTVCRELGTGIYTAELSKQWLSPNFVPVIIFLVACFIAFSTGTSWGTFAIMLAIGIPMAQTLNANLYLTVAAALGGGVFGDHCSPISDTTIISSMASASDHIDHVKTQLPYALTAGAIAAVMYLILGLIMH, from the coding sequence ATGGAACATTATGGATTCTGGTCTTTATTACCTCCCGTACTTGCAATCATATTTGCAATCAAAACCCGTCAGGTATTTGTTTCACTATTATTTGGTATATGGCTTGGCTGGATTATACTTAGTGACGGAAATTTTTTAACCGGTACAATTGCAACTATTCAAGCACTTGTTGATGTATTTGCCGATGCAAGCAATACAAGGACTATAATGTTCAGTTGTCTTGTTGGTGCATTAATTGCATTTATTCAAAGGTCAGGCGGGGTAGCAGGATTCGTTAACCTTATAAATCGGTTTTTAATTTATTTAGAAAATAAAAATATTGGTGAAAGCCGTAAAATGGTTCAACTTTTGGCCTGGGCAACAGGTACTGCGATATTTGTTGAATCAAGTATAAACACTTTAACAGTTGGAACAGTTTTCAGACCCATATTTGATAGATTAAAAATTCCGCGCGAAAAACTCGCATACATTGGCGATTCAATTTCAGCACCAACTTGTATTTTAATCCCATTGAATGCTTGGGGAGCTTATATAATGGGATTAATTGCTGCACAAGGATTTAGTAATCCTTTAACGATTTTAATTTATGCTTTCCCATTTAATTTTTATCCAATGCTTGCGATGGGAATGGTTCTTTTTATAATACTTTCAGGAAAAGATTTTGGTCCGATGAAAAAAGCAGAAGAGCGGGCAATTAAAGAAGGAAAAGTAATTCGTGATGGAGCAGTGCCATTAATTTCCGCTGATGTAGTTTCAATTGAAAAGAAAGAAAATGTAAAGGAAAGAGCTATTAATATGATTATTCCTATCGCTGTGATGGTAGGTATGATGCCCTTAATGCTTCTCTTTACAGGATGGGGACTAGTAGAAAATATTTCATCATATCCTTGGTATGAACAAATGTTTTTTGCGATTGGAAAGGGGTCAGGTTCAACTTCAGTTCTTTATTCAGTATTAACGGCAATAATTGTTGGTGGAATTCTGTACACTTCACAAAAAATATTTACGTTTGCGGAAACAGTTGAATTAATCTTTAAAGGTATTAGCGGATTAATCCCATTAGCTCTTTTAATGATGCTGGCTTTTGCTATTGGTACGGTTTGTCGAGAGCTAGGGACAGGTATTTATACGGCAGAATTATCAAAGCAGTGGCTCTCTCCGAATTTTGTACCTGTAATCATTTTTCTTGTTGCTTGTTTTATAGCATTTTCAACTGGTACCTCATGGGGAACTTTTGCAATTATGTTAGCAATTGGAATTCCTATGGCACAAACACTGAATGCAAATTTATATTTAACAGTTGCTGCGGCTCTTGGTGGTGGAGTTTTTGGTGATCATTGTTCGCCGATATCTGACACTACTATTATTTCATCTATGGCTTCAGCAAGCGATCATATTGATCATGTTAAAACGCAGTTGCCTTACGCATTAACTGCAGGCGCAATCGCTGCTGTCATGTATTTAATTCTCGGGCTAATTATGCATTAA
- a CDS encoding phytanoyl-CoA dioxygenase family protein yields MIRFNELSLENAEQILSSEISSSLRKFLDSSLYINDEIVENYNNFGFVKIENVIGNDFLPEARKIIQSSVLLRKGKDERDLKDKSQYEQSLLQCGFLCWDFPAVKNFVFAKRIAGIARDLMKVDHVRLWHDQALFKEPGGRITDAHQDCSYWPINEPQFSITMWLALTDVPVEKGCLYFYPNTNDPELKEYVDIFKNPHQPNILTDKEKIFVPLKAGDATFHSGLTFHGAGNNQTNEMREAMTIIYIKDGVTFDASDERNKTHTSCMGLNNGDQINTKFTPILI; encoded by the coding sequence ATGATAAGATTCAATGAACTTTCTTTAGAAAATGCTGAACAAATACTCAGCTCCGAGATAAGTTCTTCACTTAGAAAATTTTTGGACTCATCATTGTATATAAATGATGAAATAGTAGAAAATTACAACAATTTTGGTTTTGTAAAAATTGAAAATGTAATCGGAAATGATTTTTTACCAGAAGCACGAAAGATAATTCAGTCATCTGTGCTTTTAAGAAAAGGTAAAGATGAAAGAGACCTAAAAGATAAATCACAATACGAGCAGTCATTGCTGCAGTGCGGATTTTTATGTTGGGATTTTCCTGCAGTTAAAAATTTTGTATTCGCTAAAAGAATTGCCGGGATTGCAAGAGATTTAATGAAAGTTGACCACGTTAGACTCTGGCATGATCAGGCATTGTTTAAAGAACCAGGTGGAAGAATAACCGATGCTCATCAGGACTGTAGTTATTGGCCCATCAATGAACCGCAGTTTTCAATTACAATGTGGCTTGCTCTAACAGATGTTCCCGTTGAAAAAGGATGTTTATATTTTTATCCGAACACAAATGATCCAGAACTTAAAGAATACGTTGATATTTTTAAGAATCCTCATCAGCCAAATATTTTAACTGATAAAGAAAAAATATTTGTTCCACTTAAAGCAGGAGATGCAACTTTTCATTCGGGCTTAACATTTCATGGTGCTGGCAATAATCAAACAAATGAGATGCGTGAAGCGATGACGATTATCTATATTAAAGATGGTGTTACCTTTGATGCATCTGATGAAAGAAATAAAACACATACTTCCTGCATGGGATTAAATAACGGTGACCAGATAAATACAAAGTTTACACCTATTCTAATTTAG
- a CDS encoding DUF1343 domain-containing protein has product MKNLFSTSLLLIIATLWGCSSSSQLINISELEYPNDLKVISRADWGWQELKNAPLQHSIKKITIHHGGEEFAENKDMIQYLRNLQSWSRSEKKWIDIPYHFMIDLKGNIYEARPINLPGDTNTDYDVTGHALICVVGNYEVQTIKEVQLKSLAKLVAFLKQKYHVELKDIKGHKDYSNQTVCPGEDLYKYLADGSFLKMVEAELNQDKIGTDSKIKTGIEVLRDRNFDILKGKRVGLVTNPTGVDSKLKSTIDILFDAKEVNLTALYGPEHGVRGNYSAGEHVDYYIDDATQLPVYSLYGSTRKPNADMIKDIDVLVFDIQDIGSRSYTYISTMGLIMEAAAEYNTEIVILDRPNPLGGNRIEGNVVEDGYYSFVSQFAIPYVHGLTVGELAMLLNEEGLLENKVKCKLQVVPMEGWARDMYFEKTGLPWVLTSPHIPHKHSPFYYPSSGIFGELRGVLSIGVGYTSPFQTFATEWINGEELSTKMNSYNLEGVLFRPITYKPYYGFGQDKMLHGVEIYITDYTNINLMPIQFYFAQAVNELYGRNIISENEGRFDMFDKVLGTSKIRELFMQNLKVEDILPYLNKDVENFRKLSKKYYLYK; this is encoded by the coding sequence ATGAAAAATTTATTTTCTACTTCTCTATTGTTAATAATTGCTACACTTTGGGGCTGTTCGTCAAGTTCACAATTGATAAACATTTCCGAATTAGAATATCCAAATGATTTAAAGGTGATTTCAAGAGCCGATTGGGGATGGCAAGAACTCAAAAATGCTCCGCTGCAGCATTCAATAAAGAAAATCACAATCCATCATGGTGGAGAAGAATTTGCAGAGAACAAAGATATGATACAATATCTTCGCAATCTACAAAGCTGGAGCAGATCAGAAAAAAAATGGATTGATATTCCCTACCATTTTATGATCGATCTTAAGGGCAATATTTATGAAGCACGTCCAATAAATTTGCCCGGAGATACAAATACTGATTATGATGTAACCGGTCATGCCTTAATTTGCGTAGTTGGTAATTATGAAGTCCAAACTATAAAAGAAGTTCAACTAAAATCGTTAGCCAAACTTGTAGCATTTCTTAAACAAAAATATCACGTTGAACTAAAAGATATTAAGGGACATAAAGATTATTCAAATCAAACAGTTTGTCCTGGAGAAGATTTGTATAAATATCTTGCTGATGGTTCATTTCTCAAAATGGTTGAAGCAGAGCTAAACCAAGATAAAATTGGAACTGATTCTAAAATTAAAACTGGAATAGAAGTTTTGCGTGATAGAAATTTTGATATACTAAAAGGTAAAAGAGTTGGTCTCGTTACAAACCCAACTGGAGTGGATAGTAAATTAAAATCAACAATTGATATTTTATTTGACGCAAAAGAAGTAAATCTAACCGCCTTATATGGGCCAGAACACGGTGTTCGTGGAAATTACTCGGCTGGCGAACATGTTGATTATTATATAGATGATGCGACTCAACTTCCTGTTTACTCACTTTACGGCAGCACCAGAAAACCAAATGCAGATATGATAAAAGATATTGATGTATTGGTGTTTGACATTCAGGATATAGGCAGCCGCTCGTATACATATATCAGCACAATGGGTTTAATAATGGAAGCGGCAGCTGAATACAATACAGAAATCGTAATTTTAGATCGTCCAAATCCTCTTGGCGGAAATAGAATTGAAGGAAATGTTGTTGAAGATGGATACTATTCTTTTGTGAGTCAGTTTGCAATTCCTTATGTGCATGGACTGACAGTTGGTGAACTTGCAATGTTGCTAAATGAAGAAGGACTTTTAGAAAATAAAGTAAAATGTAAATTGCAGGTGGTACCAATGGAAGGCTGGGCTCGTGATATGTATTTTGAAAAAACGGGTTTGCCCTGGGTTTTAACTTCTCCACATATTCCACATAAACATTCACCATTTTATTATCCATCATCAGGAATATTTGGGGAGTTACGCGGCGTCCTTTCAATCGGAGTTGGATACACGTCGCCTTTCCAAACATTTGCAACTGAATGGATAAATGGTGAGGAGCTTTCTACTAAAATGAATTCGTACAATCTTGAAGGAGTATTATTTAGACCAATAACTTACAAACCTTATTATGGATTTGGGCAGGATAAAATGCTTCATGGTGTTGAAATTTATATTACAGATTATACAAATATAAATTTGATGCCAATTCAATTTTATTTTGCTCAAGCTGTAAATGAACTTTATGGTAGAAATATTATTTCTGAAAACGAAGGACGTTTTGATATGTTTGATAAGGTTTTAGGAACAAGCAAAATAAGGGAGTTATTTATGCAAAACTTAAAAGTTGAAGATATTCTTCCCTATCTTAATAAAGATGTCGAAAATTTTAGAAAACTTTCTAAAAAGTATTATTTATATAAATAA
- the lysA gene encoding diaminopimelate decarboxylase — protein MNYFENEHINYKNNQLYVEEISVNDLAKEFETPLYIYSKNHFVKQYKEFEDAFSGINHKIFYAMKANFNLSVINTFVKLGSGVDANSEGELFRALKTGVEPSKVILTSVGKTKNEIKLGLEKDVLMIKAESEEEIELINKIASEMDKIARVAIRVNPDVDAKTHPYISTGLSSNKFGVDSKTALSIYKRRNDFSHIQFTGIDMHIGSQITSIDPFVEAVQKLSDLYFEILKDGLKLKHFDVGGGIGVSYNNEKTFSISDFAERTIPHFKKLDCEIIFEPGRFLTANGGILVTEVLYNKRNGNKNFIIIDAAMNDLLRPSIYQAYHHIQPVQKYENRNEMIADIVGPICESGDYFARDREITQSKSGEMLAVMSAGAYGMVMSSNYNARRRPAEILADGDKYSVIRSRETFDHLIWDERIIE, from the coding sequence ATGAATTACTTCGAAAACGAACATATCAACTATAAAAACAATCAACTTTATGTTGAAGAAATAAGTGTAAATGATTTAGCTAAAGAGTTTGAAACTCCCCTTTACATTTACAGCAAAAATCATTTTGTCAAACAGTACAAAGAATTTGAAGACGCTTTCAGTGGAATAAATCACAAAATTTTCTATGCGATGAAAGCTAATTTTAATTTGAGTGTGATCAACACTTTTGTAAAACTCGGCAGCGGAGTAGATGCAAATTCTGAAGGTGAATTATTTCGTGCACTTAAAACAGGAGTCGAACCCTCAAAAGTTATACTTACAAGCGTTGGTAAAACAAAAAATGAAATTAAGCTTGGTTTAGAAAAAGATGTATTGATGATTAAAGCCGAATCAGAAGAAGAAATTGAGTTGATAAACAAAATTGCAAGTGAAATGGATAAAATAGCACGAGTTGCAATTCGAGTTAACCCAGATGTGGATGCAAAAACTCATCCCTACATCTCAACGGGATTGTCAAGTAATAAATTCGGCGTCGATTCCAAGACAGCTTTATCTATTTATAAAAGAAGAAATGATTTTTCGCATATTCAATTCACGGGAATTGATATGCATATTGGTTCCCAAATTACTTCAATCGATCCATTTGTTGAAGCTGTACAGAAACTTTCAGATCTTTATTTTGAAATTCTAAAAGATGGATTAAAATTAAAGCACTTTGATGTTGGTGGAGGAATTGGAGTAAGCTACAATAACGAAAAAACCTTTTCAATTAGTGATTTTGCCGAACGAACAATTCCACATTTCAAAAAACTTGATTGTGAAATCATTTTTGAACCCGGAAGATTTCTCACTGCTAACGGAGGAATTCTAGTCACAGAAGTTCTTTACAATAAAAGAAACGGGAATAAAAATTTTATCATAATAGATGCAGCTATGAACGATCTACTTCGCCCTTCAATATATCAGGCTTATCATCACATTCAGCCCGTTCAAAAATATGAGAATAGAAATGAAATGATTGCAGATATTGTTGGTCCCATCTGTGAATCCGGAGATTACTTTGCTCGTGATAGAGAAATTACACAATCAAAATCAGGAGAAATGCTTGCTGTAATGTCTGCAGGAGCTTATGGAATGGTAATGAGCTCAAACTATAATGCACGTCGCCGTCCTGCAGAAATCTTGGCTGATGGTGATAAATATTCAGTTATTAGAAGCAGAGAAACCTTTGATCATTTAATTTGGGATGAGAGAATTATCGAATGA
- a CDS encoding (Fe-S)-binding protein, translated as MSKEIEYKELLKILPHDDILQQCIHCGMCLATCPTYDITKLERSSPRGRIKMIKSVARGEMEMSRIFADEMNFCLDCQACETACPAGVKYGSMVETARVVIDNTEYVSKFGVEIKRFALRKIVASRNGLKFVSRLLWLYQKIGLQKLVRLSRILKFFSKNLSEIETLSPVISDKFSDTQIKEIELPNGEVKYKTAFHFGCLMNTMFADINIDTIDVLIECGCKIITPQDQVCCGSLMGHNGDMEFALKLARKNIDAFDKHDYDYLISNSAGCGAFMKDYAHLLKDDPDYAEKAKRFSSKVKDVMEFFSEKKPELKYDLENKSELGSITYHDACHLIHAQKVSTQPREVIKSLPGVSYTELEEASWCCGSAGIYNVVRYDDAVKQLERKIHNIKNTKAKIVLTGNPGCMGQIKHGTQKFNVDVEVLHPITLINRMLKTNKDNN; from the coding sequence ATGTCTAAAGAAATAGAGTACAAAGAATTATTAAAAATTCTTCCGCACGATGATATACTCCAACAATGCATTCATTGTGGAATGTGCCTTGCAACTTGTCCAACATATGATATCACGAAATTAGAGCGTTCATCTCCACGAGGTAGAATTAAGATGATAAAATCCGTAGCACGTGGTGAAATGGAAATGAGCAGAATCTTTGCTGATGAAATGAATTTTTGTTTGGATTGTCAGGCCTGTGAGACTGCTTGTCCTGCAGGAGTTAAATATGGCAGTATGGTTGAAACGGCACGTGTTGTTATTGATAACACAGAATATGTTTCAAAGTTTGGTGTTGAAATAAAAAGATTTGCTTTAAGAAAAATTGTTGCATCAAGAAATGGATTAAAGTTTGTTTCCAGATTGTTATGGCTCTATCAAAAAATTGGATTGCAAAAACTTGTTCGATTAAGCAGGATATTAAAATTCTTTTCTAAAAATCTTTCGGAGATAGAAACTCTTTCTCCTGTTATTTCAGATAAGTTTTCTGATACACAAATAAAAGAAATAGAATTACCAAATGGAGAAGTAAAATATAAAACAGCTTTTCATTTTGGCTGCTTGATGAATACAATGTTTGCAGATATTAATATTGATACGATTGATGTGCTTATAGAATGCGGTTGTAAAATTATAACTCCACAAGATCAGGTTTGCTGCGGTTCGCTTATGGGACATAATGGTGATATGGAATTCGCCTTAAAGCTTGCCAGAAAAAATATTGATGCTTTTGATAAACATGATTACGATTATTTGATTTCAAACTCTGCTGGTTGCGGAGCATTTATGAAAGATTATGCCCACTTACTTAAAGATGATCCGGATTATGCAGAAAAAGCAAAACGATTTTCATCTAAAGTAAAAGATGTGATGGAATTCTTCTCAGAAAAGAAACCTGAATTGAAATATGATCTTGAAAATAAGTCTGAGCTGGGTTCTATTACTTATCATGACGCCTGTCATTTAATTCATGCGCAAAAAGTATCAACTCAACCAAGAGAAGTAATAAAATCTTTACCTGGAGTTAGTTATACAGAACTTGAAGAAGCAAGTTGGTGTTGCGGCAGTGCTGGGATTTATAATGTTGTTAGATATGATGATGCTGTGAAGCAGCTTGAAAGAAAAATACATAACATTAAAAACACAAAAGCAAAAATTGTGTTAACAGGAAATCCCGGCTGCATGGGACAAATAAAACATGGTACCCAAAAGTTTAATGTTGATGTTGAAGTACTGCATCCGATTACTTTGATTAATCGAATGCTAAAAACGAATAAGGATAATAATTAA
- a CDS encoding FAD-binding protein, with the protein MNSISKQELQSIVGAPNYFDSKEDKLVYSYDGTPVYQQLPEAVLFPQDEEQISQILKLANLEKFNVVPRGSGTGLSGGSIPVENSVVIVLTRWNKILEVDADNLTAWVQPGVVTGALQKEVEKIGLFYPPDPGSLNVCTIGGNVANNAGGLRGLKYGVTKNYVLGIEMVLPNGELLKTGGKNMKDVAGYNLRDFIIGSEGTIGIVTKVLLKLIPKPSQAITLLIYFDKLVDAGKTVSDIIASHIVPSMMEFLDNTTINCVEDYTHIGLPRKSEAILLIEVDGRGSEVQEDAELIRKISVKNNASALKGAANEAESNVLKTARRSAFSALARRMPTTILEDATVPRSELPVMIERVAKAAKMFDVMIGNFGHAGDGNLHPTCLTDERDSKALERVHRAFDFIFNEAIKLGGTITGEHGTGLAKKHFLEQVAGPAGVDMMKKIKLAIDHNNILNPGKIFTISPKCEGHMPTKREQIKDFHV; encoded by the coding sequence ATGAACTCAATTTCAAAACAAGAACTTCAATCAATTGTAGGCGCACCAAATTATTTTGATTCCAAAGAAGATAAATTAGTTTATTCATACGATGGCACCCCTGTTTATCAGCAACTTCCTGAGGCCGTATTATTTCCGCAAGATGAAGAACAAATTTCTCAAATATTAAAACTCGCAAATCTGGAAAAATTTAATGTCGTTCCTCGTGGTTCAGGAACAGGGTTAAGCGGCGGTTCGATTCCTGTTGAAAATTCTGTTGTCATTGTACTAACCAGATGGAATAAAATTCTTGAAGTTGATGCGGATAATCTCACGGCTTGGGTTCAACCCGGAGTTGTAACTGGCGCACTACAAAAAGAAGTTGAAAAGATCGGATTGTTTTATCCACCTGATCCGGGAAGTTTAAACGTGTGTACAATTGGCGGTAACGTTGCAAACAATGCAGGTGGATTACGCGGACTTAAATACGGTGTTACAAAAAATTATGTACTTGGTATTGAAATGGTTCTTCCAAACGGTGAACTTCTAAAAACCGGCGGAAAGAATATGAAAGATGTTGCAGGATATAATCTTCGTGATTTTATTATTGGTAGTGAAGGCACAATTGGCATAGTTACAAAAGTTTTACTAAAATTAATTCCTAAGCCATCTCAAGCCATTACTCTTTTAATTTATTTTGATAAACTTGTTGATGCAGGTAAAACCGTTTCAGATATTATTGCTTCACACATAGTTCCTTCTATGATGGAATTTTTAGATAACACGACAATAAATTGTGTTGAAGACTATACACATATTGGTTTACCAAGAAAAAGTGAGGCGATTTTATTAATTGAAGTTGATGGAAGAGGTTCGGAAGTTCAGGAAGATGCTGAGCTGATAAGAAAGATTTCTGTAAAGAATAATGCATCAGCACTTAAAGGTGCAGCTAATGAAGCTGAATCAAATGTTTTAAAGACAGCTAGACGCAGTGCTTTTAGTGCACTTGCAAGGCGAATGCCCACTACAATTTTAGAAGATGCTACTGTTCCCAGGAGTGAACTGCCTGTAATGATTGAAAGAGTTGCTAAAGCTGCAAAGATGTTTGATGTTATGATTGGAAATTTTGGTCATGCTGGTGATGGAAATCTTCATCCAACTTGTTTAACTGATGAACGAGATTCTAAAGCGCTTGAGAGAGTTCATCGAGCTTTTGATTTTATTTTTAATGAAGCTATAAAACTCGGCGGAACAATTACCGGTGAACATGGGACTGGTTTAGCAAAAAAGCATTTTCTTGAGCAAGTTGCTGGACCTGCAGGAGTTGATATGATGAAGAAAATAAAATTAGCTATTGATCACAATAACATTTTAAATCCTGGCAAAATATTTACAATCTCACCAAAGTGTGAAGGACATATGCCGACAAAACGCGAACAGATAAAAGATTTTCATGTCTAA